The following coding sequences lie in one Spea bombifrons isolate aSpeBom1 chromosome 5, aSpeBom1.2.pri, whole genome shotgun sequence genomic window:
- the TFPI2 gene encoding tissue factor pathway inhibitor 2, giving the protein MHCISLLVVVAVTVLEVVLGTPLQSYSENSTETRTVCLLPLDEGPCRGLLPRYYYNRFTQTCEEFAYGGCDGNANNFMFLEDCEKVCSKIKKVPKPCRLDADPGPCRAMFKKFAFNLHTMKCEKFMYGGCYGNDNNFKDEASCLESCAPKRNAPSFCYSPKDEGSCSASVTRYYFNIESKACEEFNYTGCGGNSNNFVKIEDCNSVCKKGNRKPKNRARKLRIRS; this is encoded by the exons ATGCACTGTATCTCTTTGTTAGTGGTTGTTGCTGTCACTGTGTTGGAGGTAGTCCTTGGGACTCCATTGCAAAGTTATTCAGAAAACTCAACTGAAACAA GGACAGTTTGCCTCCTGCCTCTGGATGAGGGTCCGTGCAGAGGACTTCTTCCACGCTATTATTATAACCGATTCACACAGACCTGCGAAGAATTTGCGTATGGTGGTTGCGACGGGAATGCCAACAACTTCATGTTTCTAGAGGACTGCGAAAAAGTATGCTCCAAAATCAAAA AAGTTCCAAAACCCTGCAGACTGGATGCTGACCCAGGTCCATGCCGCGCCATGTTTAAAAAATTTGCTTTCAATTTACATACAATGAAGTGTGAGAAGTTTATGTATGGCGGGTGCTACGGCAATGACAATAACTTTAAGGATGAAGCTTCTTGTTTGGAGTCATGTGCGCCCAAACGAA ATGCTCCCAGCTTCTGCTATAGCCCAAAGGATGAGGGATCTTGCTCTGCTTCTGTTACCCGCTATTATTTCAACATTGAAAGTAAAGCCTGTGAAGAGTTTAATTACACTGGTTGTGGGGGAAACTCCAACAACTTTGTCAAAATTGAGGACTGCAACAGTGTGTGCAAGAAAG GAAATAGAAAGCCAAAAAACAGAGCTCGCAAGCTGAGGATTCGATCTTGA
- the LOC128496681 gene encoding guanine nucleotide-binding protein G(T) subunit gamma-T1-like isoform X1, protein MTSSRKASSAYIVPFFPHQKMPVINIEDLTEKDKLKMEVEQLKKEVKLERQLVSKMCEEIKTYIEGNSGEDPLVKGIPEDKNPFKEKGGCVIA, encoded by the exons ATGACAAGTTCTCGTAAGGCTTCATCGGCATACAttgttccttttttcccccatcagaaAATGCCGGTGATCAATATAGAAGATTTAACAGAAAAGGATAAACTAAAAATGGAAGTTGAACAACTCAAGAAAGAAGTGAAACTTGAGAGACAACTG GTATCCAAaatgtgtgaagaaatcaaAACTTACATTGAAGGAAACTCTGGAGAGGATCCTCTTGTAAAGGGTATTCCTGAAGACAAGAATCCCTTCAAGGAGAAAGGAGGATGTGTGATTGCCTAA
- the LOC128496681 gene encoding guanine nucleotide-binding protein G(T) subunit gamma-T1-like isoform X2 — protein sequence MPVINIEDLTEKDKLKMEVEQLKKEVKLERQLVSKMCEEIKTYIEGNSGEDPLVKGIPEDKNPFKEKGGCVIA from the exons ATGCCGGTGATCAATATAGAAGATTTAACAGAAAAGGATAAACTAAAAATGGAAGTTGAACAACTCAAGAAAGAAGTGAAACTTGAGAGACAACTG GTATCCAAaatgtgtgaagaaatcaaAACTTACATTGAAGGAAACTCTGGAGAGGATCCTCTTGTAAAGGGTATTCCTGAAGACAAGAATCCCTTCAAGGAGAAAGGAGGATGTGTGATTGCCTAA